The stretch of DNA ACGTACTGGAAAATACGATACTGAAACAACAGTTGAACGCATCCCCGCTGCGCATAGCCCCTGTTACTACCCAAGGTTATCGCTACATAGATTTTCTCATCCCCGGCTTGCTGGCCATGAGCATCATGAACTCTTGCATCTGGGGCATCGGTTGGTCGCTGATAGAATACCGCATGAAGAAATTGCTGCGACGCATGGCGGCAACTCCCATGCGCAAAACAGATTTTTTGCTGGCGCAAATGATTACGCGCCTTCTGCTGCTGGCGTTAGAATTGGGGCTGCTCATCGGTTTTGCCTATGCCTTTTTTGGGGTAATTGTACAAGGGGCGTGGTCGGCTTTTCTGCTGCTGGTGTTGGCAGGTACGTGGGCTTTTTCGGGATTGGCCTTCCTAATGTCGAGCCGAACGGCCAAAACCAACATTGCCAATGGCCTCATTAATGCCATCACCTTGCCCATGACCGTTGTTTCGGGTGTGTTTTTCAGCTATCAAGGCTTCCCCGAGCCATTGGTTGCATTTATCAAGTGGTTGCCGCTCACCTTGCTGGCCGATAACCTCCGCAGCGTTTTCAACGAAGGCTACGGCGTGGCACAGGTAGCTCTGCCCGCAGCGGTACTTTTCGGGCTGGGCAGCCTGCTTTTTGCCGTTGCCCTGCGGATTTATAAATGGCAGTAGAGAATGGTTGATAGTGTTTAATATATCAAACATTTTTTGTATTTTTGTTTTATATATCAAACATTATGAAATCTCAGGCAGTCATATTATTACCTACTGCAAAGCGAGTATTAGAACAGTTTGGAGAATCTATCCGTCTGGCACAGCTGCGGCGTAAAATCAGCACAACCTTGCTTGCCGAGCGGGCAGGTATCAGTCGTTCTACCTTGTGGCAAATTGAAAAGGGAACCCCTACGGTTGCCATTGGTGCCTACATACAAGTGCTATTCGTTATGGGGTTAGAAAAAAACTGGCTGGCCGGTGTTACCGAAGATCCCTTAGGGCGCAAACTGCAAGACATCGGACTGATTACCAAAAAGCGTGCGCCAAAGCGTCGTAAAAAAAGCAACAGCGATGAAGAGAATTGAGGTGTATATTTTCTTTGTAAGATATAAATGATTGAAAATAAGCATATTAAACCCCGATAGACAGCTGATTCTATCGGGGTTTAATGTATACCTACGCAATAGCCCGCAACGTGGCAGGAGGCTCCAGATAGCCGGAAAGTCGCCAGCAAACCTGCCAAACCTGCCTGATTTGTTCATGCGAGAGTTGGAAGGGGGCATGTTCGGAGTTGTCGCTCAGGCAGGTAATCAGCCCCTCTTGCGGCAGTCGGTTTTCAATGCGTTTTACCTGCAAGCCGTTTTCTTCGCTTTCTACCAAACAAACCTCTTGTTGTGGCAACTCCTGCCAACGATGGCGCTCAATTTCCTTGCAAATAATAATATCGCCGTGTTGTAAAGTAGGAGACATACTGTCGCCGCGAACAGTTACGGCAATGTGCCTGCCACCCCGCACCAAATGGTGCGGCAAATGGATGACTTCTTCCGAAGCAATGTAGGAGCTTTCGGGCAAATAGCCGCCTTTGCCATTGGCGGCCGCTTTTACATCCAACAACGGGATGCTGCGCATGTTAGCTGCCGCAGCTGCCGATTTTTCCTCCATTGTCTGCTTAAGCATTTCTCCGTATCCGCTAATCAGCCACTCTATTTGTACTTGCGGATAGGTTGTGCAGATTTTGTGCAGCATATCAAAACCGGGTTTGCTCTGCTGTTTGCCGTTGGTGTAATTATTAATAACGGCAGGGCTTACCCCGAGCGATTCGGCGAATCGCTTTTCGCTGCCCCCGCAGTAGTGGTCTATCAGCAGGGTAATGCGTTGTCCGACGGTGGTTTCCATAAGTTTCAATAATTAAATAAAATATTTTTCAATAACTATTGATTGTTTCCAGAAAAGTGTTTTATCTTTGTTCAATAATTAATGCAAACATAAACAATGAAATTCAATAAGTAAAGATTGTAACCAAGAAAATTTCTGAATTACAGTTCTTTACAAACCGGATTGCCCCGTAACTGATTAATTGATTACTATAATTATTGAACAGAGCCATGAACGAGCTTTATGTAAAACTCAGAAGAAATCTCGGCCTCTCGCTAATCTTACTGATTGGTTTAGGAGTTGAGTTCAGCAATTTCCAAAGCATGTTCGTTAAATTCATGCTGCAGTATCGCCCCGACTGGGGAGCTTTCAACCACATTCCGGCGATTTTCCTCAGTGCCTTTTTGCTGTTGTGCATTGTTATTTTCGGTATTCGCCGCCAAGTTGCGCTCTCATGGTTTTTGGCGCTGCTGACCTGCGTTATCTCTTTTGCCGTGTACAGCCGCATGAATCTTTCTTGGAATTGGGACGAGATGAACGAAATTCACTTCGTAATTTTGATTCTGTCGGGTATGCTTCCTTTGTTGGTAGCTTACAGCACGCACCAGATTACGCACGACAACGAAGCAACATTTGACGAAATGGAGGAGTACGAGCGCCGCCACAGAAAGCCTGCCCGCCAGTCGGGCGGCAATTACAGCAACCCGCCGCGCTATCAGGTGCAAGAGCAGTACCCGCACAACTATGCACAACGCCATGCCCCGCAGGCAAAAACACAGCCGCCGCGCGACGTTCCCAGAGGTAAGTACGGAATAGGCGAAGTGGATGAGTTCCGCCGCGAACCTGTGCAGCGCACCATATACCGCCAACCCGAAAACTACGTACCGCCTATGTATGAGCCTTCTTACGAGCCAACACCACAGCCGGAATATCGCCCGCCAGTGCCGCCCCAACCCGATGCGGACGAGCACTCACATACCAAATATGCCCAATTGAAGCCTACGCCACGGGTGGTTCGCCCGCAGGTACAGGTAGAGCCGGAAGAAAAGCAGCCCGCCGTGCAGTTTGCCGAACGCCGCGAGGTATTGCTGAAAGTGGATAAACCACGCGAGGGGGCAACCGACCGCAAACCCGCAACAAACAAACCCGCAAGCGGCTACTTGATTACTTGCCAACATTGCGGTGCACAGAGCATGAAAAAAAGCAAGGCTGCCAAATATTGTTCGGAAGAGTGCCGCAACGAAGCCAATAAGAACAAAGCCGGCAATGCAAGCTCAGCAACAACAGGTGTTGCCTTTGAAATGAAACGCGACGAGTACGACACCAAAGGCATCATGGAGTGGGTAAACGTGGGCTGAAAAGCATGCTTTGAAAATTTTTGGGAAGCTCCTTTTCAGTCAAAAATCAGATGTGGCTAATTGTCAGTCAAATCCCGATTTGTGCAATTGTATCTTTTAATGAACTTGATTTTACACGAAACCAATCAGGCGAATAAAGCCGTTATTTGCAAAACCAAACAGTGCAGATTACCATGAAAACCACAAAATCCATCCTTGCGCCTCAATTGAGTTGCCGGCACTGCGGCAAGCAGATTCAGTACGTTACCAGTGCCGAGCAGCAGTTTTGCTCCAATACCTGCCGCAGCAGCTTTAACCAGTCGGTGCGATTGCAGCAGCAAACCCGCCTGACAGTTTCGCACCTTGCTACTGCGCGCCGCAGCGGAGCCAAAAAAGCACAGCCCGAAGCAGCCGTAATGCAGGCACAGCCCGTAATGCCCCTGAAACCAAGTGCAGAAGTGGCAGCCTTTGCCAAAGATGCTACACCCGAGCAACTGTTGGCGCTGTTGGAAAAAACCCTTGTGGAATTGGCAGAAGCCAAAGCGCAAAATGCTGTTTTTCAGGAAGAACTCGGCAAATTTCGCAGAGTGGCCGGTAATCTGTTCTATCTGGCAAGCTGATACAACGCCGCACAGCCGTCAGATGGCCTCCAAAGCATTTTAATCATGGTTACTTTGAACAAAGCTTAACGTTGTGAGGTTTTAACATAGTTTGATTCATTTCACACGTTAAATTTTGGGGATAAGAAAAAGCCTGATAGCATCTATCAGGTTTTTTTATTTAATTCAGGGGCACAACCCAAACCTTTCATGACACCATTTACAGCCGAATTGCTCGGTACATTCCTCTTGATTCTTTTCGGCAACGGTGTTGTTGCCAATGTAGCACTGGCTCGCACCAAGTCGCAAAACGGCGGCTGGATAGTTATTACGCTGGCTTGGGGGCTGGCAGTCGCAATGGCCGTTTATGTAGTAGGGCGCATCAGCGGTGCGCATTTGAACCCCGCCGTAACGTTGGCAATGGCCTCCACAGGTGCATTCCCGACGGCAGACGTGCCGACCTACCTGCTGGCGCAGTTTATCGGTGCTTTTTTGGGGGCTGCCCTTACTTTTGCCTATTTCCGTCCGCACTTTGCCGCCACCGCAGACAAAGACACAAAGCTGGCCGTATTTGCTACCTCTCCGGCTATCAACAAACCGCTGAACAACCTGCTGAGTGAAATTATCGGCACGTTCGTGCTTGTATTAGGCATTATGGGCATCGGTGCAAACCAACTTGCCGATGGTATCAATCCGCTGCTGGTAGGCTTATTGGTTGTCCTCATCGGATTGGCGCTGGGAGGCACTACGGGCTATGCCATCAACCCCTTCCGCGACTTAGCCCCAAGGCTGGCGCATTTTCTGCTCCCCATTCCCGACAAAGGCAGCAGCAATTGGGGTTATGCTTGGATACCCGTTGCAGGGCCTGTTCTTGGCGGAACGGCTGCTGCACAGTTTTTTGACGTAGTTGTTAAAGGCAATTCGGCAGGAACACTTTTTTACATCAGTATTATTCCTGTTGTGCTTCTCTTCGTTTGGAATGTTTTTAAGGATTAGCTGATGCAAAAAACGCTCGTATTATACGCCCGCATTTGACGCCAAATGCCAAAAGCAAGGGTTTATACAAAAGCGCAAGTGGTTTGCAAAATGCTTTTTGTAAGTTGTTGAAAAACAACTATTTAAACTTGACAGGTTTTGAAAACCTGTCAAGTTTGAGTATAACTGCAAAACTTGGATGAAAAGCTACCCTAAAGCCGGGTTAAAAAAACTCTTATGAAAAAACTCCCCGGCTTTGATAGGGTTGAGCACGAAACCTTAAAGCATTTAAAGAAGTTATTCTTGAAACACCCCCTCCCCTACAATCTCGCCGTTACCTGCGATTTATCGTAGAAGCCCTTCACATCGTAAATCACTGTCTTTTCGTGCTTCAATGAGTTGAGCTCCAAGTCTTTGAACTCTTTGTGTGCCACGGCAAGAATAACTGCATCGTAGGTGCCGCCAATGCTCGGCAGCAAGTCAATGCCGTATTCGTGGCGAACTTCCTCGGGGCTTGCCCACGGGTCATATACATCCACGTGTGTACCGAATTCCTTCAATTCGCGGATAACGTCAATCACTTTGGAGTTTCTGATATCGGGGCAGTTTTCTTTGAAAGTAATGCCTAATACGAGCACTCTTGCGGTTTTAATATTGGTGCTTTTGTGAATCATCAGCTTCACTACCTTTTGGGCGATAAAGGTGCCCATGTTGTCGTTGATGCGCCTGCCCGACAAAATAACCTGCGGGTGATAGCCGATGCTTTCTGCCTTGTGTGTGAGGTAGTACGGGTCAACGCCGATGCAGTGCCCCCCCACCAAACCGGGCGAAAAGGGCAGAAAATTCCACTTCGTGCGAGCACTGGTGAGTACTTCCTTCGTATCAATACCCATTCGGTCAAAAATAAGTGCCAGCTCGTTCACAAAGGCAATATTGATATCGCGCTGGGCATTTTCAATAACTTTGGAGGCTTCTGCCACCTTAATAGAGGGTGCTAAATGTGTGCCTGCATCAATAATGGAGGCATACAATGCCTGAATTGTTTGGGCAGCCTCCGGCGTACTGCCGCTGACTACCTTTTTGATTTTGCGGATGGTGTGTTCCTTGTCGCCGGGGTTGATTCGCTCGGGCGAATAGCCGCAGAAAAAGTCCTGATTGAACTTCAGGCCGCTTTGCTTTTCCAAAATCGGCACACAGTCTTCCTCGGTACATCCCGGATAAACGGTAGATTCGTAAATCACGATGTCGCCTTTTTTAAGGGCTTTCCCGACCGTCGTGCTTGCCGAAATAATCGGCCTTAAATCCGGTTGTTTGTATTCATCTACCGGTGTAGGCACGGTAACGATGAAAATCGTAGCATTGCGGAGCTCGGCAGGGTCGCTGGTATAGCGAATGTGGGTAGCGGCACGCAAGCTGTCCGAATCTACTTCTAATGTGTGGTCGATTCCGTTTTTAAGTTGTTGAATTCTGTTTTCATTGATGTCAAAACCAATAACGGGTTGTTGTTTGCCAAATTCAACGGCCAATGGTAAACCTACATAACCAAGTCCAATAACGGCAATTGTTTGTGTGTTAGGGTTGTTAAGCATGGGAAACTGTATTAACAGGGATTAAAATTTTCTCTTTATCCAATTTCTGATAAACAGAGTTGTTGCTGATATATTCGGGGATAGCTTTCTTCATAATGCGCACCATTTCCATACTGTCCCTTTTTTCCAGCGCATTTCGGAATGCTTCCATGTAGGCACTGACGGTGTTGTACGTATAGCTCAACTTATCTTGACCAATCATAATTTTAGGATGATAGGTCCTAGTTAGCCCTTCCGAATCGGTCAGCAGTTCTTCTATCAGTTTTTCGCCGGGGCGCAATCCCGTAAAATGGATGGCGATATCTTTATCAGGTTCATAGCCTGCCAAACGAATCATTTTTTTCGCCAAATCAACAATTTTCACGGGCTTACCCATGTCAAATATAAAAATTTGTCCGGCAGCACCCATTGTGCTTGCTTCTAATATTAATTGACAAGCCTCGGGGATGGTCATAAAATAGCGGGTAATTTTGGGCGATGTTACGGTAACGGGGCCGCCTGCCTCTATCTGCTTCTTAAATCGCGGAATTACGGAACCGTCTGAGCCCAATACGTTGCCGAAACGCGTAATAATGAATTGCGTATTCGTGTTCATGATGCTTCGGTTGAGCGCCTGCACATAAATCTCTGCCATGCGCTTAGATGCCCCCATCACATTGGTCGGATTCACTGCCTTGTCGGTAGAAACCATTACAAAACGCTCTGCCTGATACTTTACGGCAAGGTCTGCCACTATTTTAGTTCCAATAATATTGTTTTTTACTGCCTCACACGGGTGTGCTTCCAGCATGGGCACGTGCTTGTATGCGGCGGCATGATAGACAATGTCGGGTTTGTATTGCATAAAAACTTCCTCCATTCTGGGCAAGGACGCTATGTTGGCCAATACAGGTACAACATCATCAAAAAATACCTCTTCCTGAATGGCCAGATGCAACTCGTGCAGCGGCGACTCGGCCTTATCCAGAATAATGAGTTGTACAGGGTTCAGATGGGCTATTTGGCGGACAAGTTCGCGCCCGATGGAGCCGGCAGCACCCGTAACAAGCACTTTGCGACCTTTCACAAATTGCATGATGTGCCTGCTGTTCAATACTATCGGGTCGCGTTCCAACAAGTCTTCAATGTTGATTTGCTGCAATTGTTTTACCTGAAAACTGCCACCCGACCACAAGTGAACCGGAGGAATTTTCAGCACCTCCAAACCCATTTGCAGGCAATAGTCCGCAAAAGCCTGATACTTACCTGTCAGTGTGTTTTGCGCAATCACCACTTTGTGCACGCCGTATTTTTGGATAATCTGGTCAAGTTGCTCATGGTTGCTGATTACACGGATGCCATCCAGCAACTTATAGGTAGTCGTAGGGTCTTCATCAAAAAATGCCACGATACGATAGTTAAACAATGCATCATTTTCCATGGTGCGCTTAGTGGCAAGTGCCCAATTGCTTGCCCCGCATATCACCACATTAACCTTTCTTTGCTGCGACACTTGTTGCTCCGGCTTCACATACCGATAAAATATGACCAGCCCAAACCGATAAGCCAGCATCAATACAAGCGTAAGTATTGCACAAATAACGGCTATCGAAAAAGAATAAGCGTGGCTCATCTGAGGTACTATGCTTGCGTAATACACCATCACAATGATGGCATCGCTTACCACTAAGGCAGAAAAGATGCGCATAACATCGTGTACACCGGCATATCTGATAATACCTGAGTACGTTTTAAAATAATAAAACGCAATACCTCTGGCAATAACAATCACTAACAAAGTAGCAGGGATTGCTTCTACTATATCGCTTCTCACCTCCATATTGAACCGCAATGCAACGGCTGCCACGAAGGCGAAAACAGACAGAAATAAATCGATGGATGCTATCGGCATTTGATGCATGAATGCACGATTAAGCAACTTTTTAACATTTTCCATACATAAAAAATTTAATGTATTATAAATGGCTATATAAAGATATAAATAGATTTCAAATTGAAAATTTTTATCATTTTTTTATCTTTATTAAAAAAATACAACACTATTTAGAATCCACGTCCTACAAAACCACATCTAAAATAGTTAAAACAGCACTTTTATAGATAATATGAGCAATAACTATCGTAATTATACAATACCATGTCTTATCCATAAGCTATATTAAAAAGCAATTAAGCAAATAAAATTAATGTAATATTTGTTCAATTTTTAGCAAAATTTTATCTATTAAATACTTTTTAGAAAGGATTACTATTGTTGATATTTTATAAAAAACGATTGATTTGCATTCTTTTTTTGGATACAAAAGCCCACCACGTCCGAATTTTTTCGGACGACACTTTCACAACCGAATAACTAAGACAACTTAATTTTGAGGTAGTTACAGCATACCCCTTACAGACCGTATGAATAGGTAACTATTGATAAATCGGGAAGGGTATGCTAAACTCTGTTTTGCATGTGCTTTAGCCGGCTGCTATATCCACACCGCATTGGTTTTTACGCTTTCTGCCGCTTCGCGAATTCTGGCGCGGTCTTCAGGCGTAAGATTAGAGCCGGAAGGTAAGCACAAGCCCCGTTCAAACAGGAACTCCGAGGTACCGTCGCCATAGAAAGGACAGTCAGCATAAATGGGTTGCAGGTGCATCGGCTTCCAAAGCGGACGCGATTCTATGTTATCTGCCGCCAGTGCCAAGCGCATATCCTCACGGGTAAAGCCTGCCTCCTCGGGGTCTATCAGAATACAGGAAAGCCAACGATTGGCCAGCACCCCTTTTGGTTCGCGCAGGAACGATACACCCGGCCACCTGCCCAACCATGACTCATAAAAATCATGATTGGCGCGCCGCTGTGCTACCCGTTGGTCAAGAACTTCTATCTGACCTCTGCCAATAGCCGCGCAGACGTTACTCATCCGATAATTGTAGCCAATCTGCGTGTGCTGATAGTGTGGTGCAGCATCTCGCGCCTGTGTGGCCAAGAATCGGGCTTTTTCTATCCATTCTTTGTTGTTGGAAAGCAGCGCCCCGCCGCCCGAAGTGGTAATAATTTTATTGCCGTTAAATGAAAAAATACTCATATCGCCAAGCGTGCCACATGGCCGCCCGTAATAAACGCTGCCCAAGGCTTCTGCCGCATCTTCTATCAGAGGGATGTCATACTCGCGGGCAATGGCCAGTATTTCGTCGGCTTGTGCGGGCATCCCGTACAAATGCACATAGATAATAGCTTTGGGTTTTTTACCACGACGCAGGCGGTCTTTAATAGCGGCACGAAGATGCACGGGACTCATATTCCATGTGTCGGATTCACTGTCCACAAAAACAGGCGATGCACCCAAATAAACTATCGGGTTAGATGTGCCGCAAAAAGTCATTGATTGGCAAATAACCTCATCGCCTTGGCCTACACCCAACAGAATGAGTGCCAGATGAATGGCTGCCGTTCCCGAGCTGAGCGCTGCAACGTGAGCCGCACCCGTATAATTCTGTAAATCGTGTTCAAAGCCATCCACATGAGGTCCCAGCGGGGCTATCCAGTTTTCGTCGAATGCCTGATTAACATAACGGCGTTCGTGCTCGCCCATATGCGGCGAAGAGAGCCAAATCCTTGATTGGCCGGAAGTCGAAGTTTGCATAAAGTTGTAGTTCTATATATAATGGTACAAGTAGCAGCAAGTATAACTTAGCTATTGCAATATAT from Rhodoflexus caldus encodes:
- a CDS encoding S24 family peptidase, producing the protein METTVGQRITLLIDHYCGGSEKRFAESLGVSPAVINNYTNGKQQSKPGFDMLHKICTTYPQVQIEWLISGYGEMLKQTMEEKSAAAAANMRSIPLLDVKAAANGKGGYLPESSYIASEEVIHLPHHLVRGGRHIAVTVRGDSMSPTLQHGDIIICKEIERHRWQELPQQEVCLVESEENGLQVKRIENRLPQEGLITCLSDNSEHAPFQLSHEQIRQVWQVCWRLSGYLEPPATLRAIA
- a CDS encoding DegT/DnrJ/EryC1/StrS family aminotransferase: MQTSTSGQSRIWLSSPHMGEHERRYVNQAFDENWIAPLGPHVDGFEHDLQNYTGAAHVAALSSGTAAIHLALILLGVGQGDEVICQSMTFCGTSNPIVYLGASPVFVDSESDTWNMSPVHLRAAIKDRLRRGKKPKAIIYVHLYGMPAQADEILAIAREYDIPLIEDAAEALGSVYYGRPCGTLGDMSIFSFNGNKIITTSGGGALLSNNKEWIEKARFLATQARDAAPHYQHTQIGYNYRMSNVCAAIGRGQIEVLDQRVAQRRANHDFYESWLGRWPGVSFLREPKGVLANRWLSCILIDPEEAGFTREDMRLALAADNIESRPLWKPMHLQPIYADCPFYGDGTSEFLFERGLCLPSGSNLTPEDRARIREAAESVKTNAVWI
- a CDS encoding helix-turn-helix domain-containing protein — its product is MKSQAVILLPTAKRVLEQFGESIRLAQLRRKISTTLLAERAGISRSTLWQIEKGTPTVAIGAYIQVLFVMGLEKNWLAGVTEDPLGRKLQDIGLITKKRAPKRRKKSNSDEEN
- a CDS encoding ABC transporter permease; amino-acid sequence: MGGNPKLLAISTNFMALRQLILTELRQFWREPGALFWTLVFPLGLAGALGLGFSNRSEPTYAIGIEAGEMPPFLQTVRQAPQSKFTIRQMSRQAGQTAIKRGEILLFVGKDSSGTFAFHFDPANSEAAQAFNVLENTILKQQLNASPLRIAPVTTQGYRYIDFLIPGLLAMSIMNSCIWGIGWSLIEYRMKKLLRRMAATPMRKTDFLLAQMITRLLLLALELGLLIGFAYAFFGVIVQGAWSAFLLLVLAGTWAFSGLAFLMSSRTAKTNIANGLINAITLPMTVVSGVFFSYQGFPEPLVAFIKWLPLTLLADNLRSVFNEGYGVAQVALPAAVLFGLGSLLFAVALRIYKWQ
- a CDS encoding MIP/aquaporin family protein, with the translated sequence MTPFTAELLGTFLLILFGNGVVANVALARTKSQNGGWIVITLAWGLAVAMAVYVVGRISGAHLNPAVTLAMASTGAFPTADVPTYLLAQFIGAFLGAALTFAYFRPHFAATADKDTKLAVFATSPAINKPLNNLLSEIIGTFVLVLGIMGIGANQLADGINPLLVGLLVVLIGLALGGTTGYAINPFRDLAPRLAHFLLPIPDKGSSNWGYAWIPVAGPVLGGTAAAQFFDVVVKGNSAGTLFYISIIPVVLLFVWNVFKD
- a CDS encoding nucleotide sugar dehydrogenase: MLNNPNTQTIAVIGLGYVGLPLAVEFGKQQPVIGFDINENRIQQLKNGIDHTLEVDSDSLRAATHIRYTSDPAELRNATIFIVTVPTPVDEYKQPDLRPIISASTTVGKALKKGDIVIYESTVYPGCTEEDCVPILEKQSGLKFNQDFFCGYSPERINPGDKEHTIRKIKKVVSGSTPEAAQTIQALYASIIDAGTHLAPSIKVAEASKVIENAQRDINIAFVNELALIFDRMGIDTKEVLTSARTKWNFLPFSPGLVGGHCIGVDPYYLTHKAESIGYHPQVILSGRRINDNMGTFIAQKVVKLMIHKSTNIKTARVLVLGITFKENCPDIRNSKVIDVIRELKEFGTHVDVYDPWASPEEVRHEYGIDLLPSIGGTYDAVILAVAHKEFKDLELNSLKHEKTVIYDVKGFYDKSQVTARL
- a CDS encoding polysaccharide biosynthesis protein; its protein translation is MENVKKLLNRAFMHQMPIASIDLFLSVFAFVAAVALRFNMEVRSDIVEAIPATLLVIVIARGIAFYYFKTYSGIIRYAGVHDVMRIFSALVVSDAIIVMVYYASIVPQMSHAYSFSIAVICAILTLVLMLAYRFGLVIFYRYVKPEQQVSQQRKVNVVICGASNWALATKRTMENDALFNYRIVAFFDEDPTTTYKLLDGIRVISNHEQLDQIIQKYGVHKVVIAQNTLTGKYQAFADYCLQMGLEVLKIPPVHLWSGGSFQVKQLQQINIEDLLERDPIVLNSRHIMQFVKGRKVLVTGAAGSIGRELVRQIAHLNPVQLIILDKAESPLHELHLAIQEEVFFDDVVPVLANIASLPRMEEVFMQYKPDIVYHAAAYKHVPMLEAHPCEAVKNNIIGTKIVADLAVKYQAERFVMVSTDKAVNPTNVMGASKRMAEIYVQALNRSIMNTNTQFIITRFGNVLGSDGSVIPRFKKQIEAGGPVTVTSPKITRYFMTIPEACQLILEASTMGAAGQIFIFDMGKPVKIVDLAKKMIRLAGYEPDKDIAIHFTGLRPGEKLIEELLTDSEGLTRTYHPKIMIGQDKLSYTYNTVSAYMEAFRNALEKRDSMEMVRIMKKAIPEYISNNSVYQKLDKEKILIPVNTVSHA
- a CDS encoding eL24 family ribosomal protein; translation: MKTTKSILAPQLSCRHCGKQIQYVTSAEQQFCSNTCRSSFNQSVRLQQQTRLTVSHLATARRSGAKKAQPEAAVMQAQPVMPLKPSAEVAAFAKDATPEQLLALLEKTLVELAEAKAQNAVFQEELGKFRRVAGNLFYLAS